A single genomic interval of Lepisosteus oculatus isolate fLepOcu1 chromosome 12, fLepOcu1.hap2, whole genome shotgun sequence harbors:
- the pdap1a gene encoding pdgfa associated protein 1a isoform X2, protein MPRGGKKGHKGRGKQFSNPEEIDRQMRLEREKEENGGAAPESPSGSEEESSDEDYDQKKKGVEGLIEIENPNRVTQKSKKVAEIDVSVPKELSRREREEIEKQKAKERYMKLHLEGKTEQARADLARLAIIKKQREEAARKREELRKVKEEAEAKSKR, encoded by the exons ATGCCCAGAGGAG GGAAGAAGGGACACAAGGGCCGCGGGAAGCAGTTCAGTAACCCGGAGGAGATCGACAGACAGATGCGGCTGGAGAGGGAGAAG GAGGAGAACGGAGGGGCGGCCCCGGAGAGCCCGTCGGGGTCCGAGGAGGAGAGCAGCGACGAGGACTACGAC cagaagaagaaGGGCGTGGAGGGGCTGATCGAGATCGAGAACCCCAACAGAGTCACCCAGAAGAGCAAGAAGGTGGCGGAAATTGACGTCTCCGTGCCCAAAGAGCTGTCTCGCAGAGAGAG GGAGGAGATCGAGAAGCAGAAGGCGAAGGAGAGGTACATGAAGCTGCACCTGGAGGGCAAGACGGAGCAGGCCAGGGCCGACCTCGCCCGGCTGGCCATCATCAAGAAGCAGCGGGAGGAGGCCGCCCGCAAGAGGGAGGAGCTCAGGAAAG TGAAAGAAGAGGCCGAAGCCAAGTCCAAGCGCTAG
- the pdap1a gene encoding pdgfa associated protein 1a isoform X1, translated as MPRGGKKGHKGRGKQFSNPEEIDRQMRLEREKEENGGAAPESPSGSEEESSDEDYDQQKKKGVEGLIEIENPNRVTQKSKKVAEIDVSVPKELSRREREEIEKQKAKERYMKLHLEGKTEQARADLARLAIIKKQREEAARKREELRKVKEEAEAKSKR; from the exons ATGCCCAGAGGAG GGAAGAAGGGACACAAGGGCCGCGGGAAGCAGTTCAGTAACCCGGAGGAGATCGACAGACAGATGCGGCTGGAGAGGGAGAAG GAGGAGAACGGAGGGGCGGCCCCGGAGAGCCCGTCGGGGTCCGAGGAGGAGAGCAGCGACGAGGACTACGAC cagcagaagaagaaGGGCGTGGAGGGGCTGATCGAGATCGAGAACCCCAACAGAGTCACCCAGAAGAGCAAGAAGGTGGCGGAAATTGACGTCTCCGTGCCCAAAGAGCTGTCTCGCAGAGAGAG GGAGGAGATCGAGAAGCAGAAGGCGAAGGAGAGGTACATGAAGCTGCACCTGGAGGGCAAGACGGAGCAGGCCAGGGCCGACCTCGCCCGGCTGGCCATCATCAAGAAGCAGCGGGAGGAGGCCGCCCGCAAGAGGGAGGAGCTCAGGAAAG TGAAAGAAGAGGCCGAAGCCAAGTCCAAGCGCTAG